One part of the Rutidosis leptorrhynchoides isolate AG116_Rl617_1_P2 chromosome 1, CSIRO_AGI_Rlap_v1, whole genome shotgun sequence genome encodes these proteins:
- the LOC139883970 gene encoding CBL-interacting serine/threonine-protein kinase 24-like, with product MKNVTKKVGKYEIGRTLGEGTFAKVKFAKNTETGEAVAVKVLAKSTILKHKMVDQIKREISIMKIVRHPNIVRLYEVLSSQTKIYIILEFVSGGELFDRIVHKRKLSEKEAREYFQQLIDAVSHCHSKGVYHRDLKPENLLLDSKERLKVSDFGLSALPQQGVELLYTTCGTPNYIAPEVLRKHGYDGAAADIWSCGVILYVLLTGYLPFEESDLATLYKKVSVAEFSYPFWFPSGAKSLIDRILDPNPETRIRIDGIREHPWFQMNYVSTNQGEEGDVSLDDVRAVFDDIEEQYVTERSEEKISPLTMNAFEMITLSQGLNLSALFDRRQDHVKRQTRFVSRKPAKDIISAITVVAELLGFKVLRRGFKTRLEGASVNRGGQFAVVLEVYEVAPSLFMVDVRKAAGDTLEYHKFYKDFCAKLDHIIWKPKEGLPASSLYRTMTC from the exons ATGAAGAACGTGACTAAAAAGGTTGGGAAATATGAGATTGGTCGTACACTCGGTGAAGGTACATTTGCTAAGGTGAAGTTTGCGAAAAATACGGAGACTGGTGAGGCTGTTGCTGTCAAGGTTTTGGCTAAAAGTACAATACTGAAGCATAAAATGGTGGATCAG ATTAAAAGAGAGATCTCAATAATGAAGATAGTGAGACATCCTAATATTGTGAGATTGTATGAG GTTTTGTCAAGCCAAACAAAGATATACATAATACTGGAATTTGTCAGTGGAGGAGAGCTTTTTGACAGAATT GTTCACAAACGTAAGCTCTCTGAGAAGGAAGCTAGAGAATACTTTCAACAGCTTATTGACGCAGTTTCCCATTGTCATTCCAAGGGTGTGTATCATAGGGATTTAAAG CCAGAAAATCTTCTCCTTGATTCTAAAGAAAGGCTCAAGGTTTCTGATTTTGGACTCAGCGCATTGCCACAACAA GGTGTTGAACTTCTATATACCACTTGTGGAACCCCAAATTATATTGCACCAGAG GTTTTGAGGAAGCATGGATATGATGGTGCTGCTGCAGATATATGGTCATGTGGAGTCATCCTGTATGTCCTATTGACAGGATATCTTCCATTTGAGGAGTCAGATCTAGCAACCTTGTATAAAAAG GTCAGTGTTGCTGAGTTTTCGTATCCGTTCTGGTTCCCTTCTGGTGCAAAGTCATTAATAGACAGGATACTGGATCCCAACCCTGAAACT CGTATTCGAATTGATGGGATAAGGGAGCATCCATGGTTCCAAATGAACTATGTATCAACCAACCAAGGAGAAGAAGGTGACGTGAGTTTGGATGATGTCCGTGCAGTTTTTGATGACATTGAG GAACAATATGTGACAGAACGATCGGAGGAGAAAATTTCTCCTTTGACAATGAATGCGTTTGAGATGATCACTCTCTCGCAAGGACTGAATCTATCTGCCTTGTTTGATAGACGCCAG GATCATGTGAAGCGACAAACACGTTTTGTTTCTCGCAAGCCTGCTAAAGATATAATTTCAGCAATTACAGTTGTAGCAGAACTATTGGGATTTAAGGTTCTTAGACGTGGTTTCAAG ACTAGGCTCGAGGGAGCATCTGTTAATCGGGGTGGACAGTTTGCTGTTGTTTTGGAG GTCTATGAAGTCGCACCTTCCCTTTTCATGGTTGATGTGCGAAAGGCTGCTGGAGATACTCTTGAATACCACAAG TTCTACaaggatttttgtgctaaactggaCCATATCATATGGAAACCGAAAGAGGGTCTGCCAGCCTCCTCACTGTATAGAACAATGACGTGCTGA